A DNA window from Plasmodium brasilianum strain Bolivian I chromosome 12, whole genome shotgun sequence contains the following coding sequences:
- a CDS encoding MORC family protein gives MNKINGSKIDDIKNIEKHLNSLNSHLHKGENYKMNKNFNIANYNLDLIKCLQNDSGIYFILDPTKAIHDKKNTEVYDIFIPENSEGVSLHVQKINEEYKCIGVNITKKGIDINTGTRIFNTKIADWLEQLFHFNKTLSVNNNKTSNNTNNSNNNSSSSNCNRLKLVNTSNSVTTESSSINPCTATVINSNSNTNSCNSSNNNSSNSNNNNSNSNSNSNNNNNSNNSNNSNCNNNNNCSNNSNCNNKNTSVAVNFTNSSGNSSNNNTNSSSSNNNNNNNNTTHNSVVLNGSNLTNNSKFGSYNNNIRNASSGMQQTSITNLVKNTKNNFDNFENNENYNSVMCNKKNNKIVNQSNCNLNQTLGTSNVVTHIVPSTNLSSTQSKDTSSLSVHPHLQQMQNTKQIRLNKMNNNTHSHNKSHLLPYHNVNYEDKNSKLYNNTNGNNLNNNKNITSSNSGTTQVPANVNSEMIKNNKLGCTNRQKNMNHHMHNHQHNSEIYSAHNSHPSNHIYNNNNNNNNNSSNNNNNNSNNNSNSNNNNNNNINNNSNNSGNSNNNGNNNNMNHSNSHSSHSHKSQQSYNENFGYRPTLFNLLEVLANHNITTPDQRVCIRGIVTDFLNNELPHGKIYAYIGAVVGHDILHDIIRKLEKDPNRNVVPDASGLARIEAAFGLSKSSYDFMNHNSNNSSVSNIPNVLFNHHNLNSALLNNHIYSSILSNVANSNLGNHSHSHNHNHNHNLNHNVNNNGNISNNNNHNNSSNNNHNNNISLNNDRLSMEAEKFLSSGKTAAEISNILEYAKNDKFAHSCNNLLNLNKKKNLNLNNMNNMNNVNNMNGMNSMNSMNNLLNLRGDNVFGGNNNNNNSINNNNMNNINGFNGLNGLSSLSDLNNMVNGMNNNNNKGVLSAHEYLCASRNLNMHCNNLNRSNISDDEEELMKVIKKNIETYKMNNIKNILISSVFGRIKWLKIMNESPHAYLYGHSIVKFGNKLYMFGGSNSKHKKVPFNHTLTFSLIYYNYKLLPLGGNYPEERDGHTTHLISLKNGLSVFLFGGSNENIYYNDIYILDMETRKWSQRITKGKIPLPRDQHCSIVYPAKSEHLRGEKSNLTEGVIIFGGKCLYNNNIVNLNDMWIFLFQLNTWIRINYLSEEIPIGRYGMNLVWSDTNTLCLFGGEYFDASKNIKERKLLDDMWVFKLHSSAMTNGTGSNNNLMSNWNMCRNFFYNNSSSMEGTLYNPIDMIQTDAYSSQQGNRNYYHSNNSIEKNTYESVNNIANSALLDNNNNSNNNNNNINNFNNINNINNINNMNNNNNNNNSSSSSNNNNINHNSNSAYISMPLSDKDSSDNEKVHTSNMLKKIKITGEWKREVYEGKIGCRSNYSSIFITQRHQDFKGAEPKTIEKLMLLCSGITYINKENKLKIVSSDEIYVYFFSQRRWYLLRGKLYNEEFIYNARQRHVGCFFESKNVLGRANKNPVPCIFIQGGFKKNTIFGDAWLLSLTGENPLRVHEYDSSREKISTTQMPLYYFRDTHSISLLYSFCTLQKWLFGAFANLVDNCVHALNPAENVFIKYELTPEHDGMLSIQDDGEGLDFNAMNRILRMYGNYKNYDSNSLYDSTSSNSNIKKHSLPNTDFINNIKIDDYNEYTNEDNSYINQNGGISAVFPNNKAHEYAVADGSRDHAAQKGKYNKNANYEKGKEAKDDYADNNDNNIYNGNCEGTNNNGEKQCGEKETRGSNAATKNDSSNGNSNDNKEGNNDGNNDGNNDGNTNGEKGDVRNGNNKTAAGTCKSVENNKKGAKNESDDYYYKNYDQEYFYNDNANSIFDIKYGVGFKMSFARISSSCAIMSRTINTIGIGLLSLELMNHCDAKELATPLCMWKLPNKELINRNIANKSEHRHHQKLLMSYTPFNSPSLLAEQINILGTYSGTRLLYWDFRDDMDFIVFCPSNNNIYLSSSPLTIEEIKYNKKRKGTSHNNYGSSTTTTATSTMTTITSSANRHHCIEDIKLQNRDFKRKGNFEEEERQKKAKLEIDVDPSYNKNENTSNNCKYDHVKDEREEGNNNSNNNRNNNHNKDIDSNDSNNNYPNEENVKDHDNKNSSCSRNENVNSAGNEEKSNNLYNGMNRNDIDLKKEELLNGSTIGSANQCDGNISNNNNNNNNNNNNNNNNNNNNNNNNNNNNNNNNNNNNNNNNNNNNNNNENNKNSNISNNNIKYNNNDSAAYKKDAKKNPASASSTNSNEAKFYDLEQFKHYNSTLKKLNLFDYNSHLHASISKDKYNISTIFPLWDHPKDSIDYCLSTYLYWLYLRRNTNIFLQNTLLIPTCMRKEDSNNNSGNKKINKLKKGKGKKGYKKKNKNNNVDLNQKIRDKKEIGSKMEEDNEQGKNQVHNPTAELNDNDNHHHVKEEDVDKEHTTDIVVNEKCEKTWNKDHLVNMNDNDNSKLTVKSEVGVERQLEMEEEREKKNTNTTNAESVEAEKMQKQEEGRGNVKKESEKVELNEGRGKIVDRNVNSVHEEDDDNNDDSGLTLLDKKKLEEALEYGISQETKEDNDKNKNDSDASAEEDYDNDDDDNEEEDEDGEDNEGNEEQEEDEGKIEKENNEAQTEMCADNNGNEQMEWEKEGKGNIKEGGKRGKRAKNKRERNENNNLSNKKKGNMNNNEIKNDDNEKARKENYVNLYMENLKIKDQCYINNTSKYTLYNFLRKKLYKMVEFHYLFTPSDYEYGSFIMMGFLNDNNSTSIEVNRVCEAGILLYYKNRLIKRLDAPFIDSAYNLFLSKYPPNPSLYDGNLYKYALTCVVNVPNWLKPSISKQEFIHENNYAFLLFKKKLVSLIKYYLQICQDNLKLRKWRESRDLKLKKYLEKMQYSMRRMKNDSDNEHEKAYKIIYNEKEKTKKDAEKEEAEEDQGEVHREENRQHQMQLQEQQQQQKKSVKTVEKPQEEIRKRESDSSNKKEKDKFNRVKDKEEEMKVVEEEIEAEVEDEIVGVQEHTEQHQHTQRSQDDRKEKNEEEEEDEEDEEDEEDKEDEEDKEVVEDEIEEQEEGEDEVEQIKKGNSDQDEEELVDEEEEKKKEDDDDEDYDPEEEEEEEIKNAEEENEERDIENDENGYEAVEGGREEEEELEEVEEEEEEEEEEEEEEEEEEEEVEEEEEVEEEEEGGKKRKKQKIHEDEEQKVEDEEYDLEEDGQKDVDENEEDVYDDEPNDEEQNKFEEENYSD, from the coding sequence gcaaattataatttagatttaattaaatgtttACAAAATGATTCAggaatttatttcatattagATCCAACAAAGGCTATAcacgataaaaaaaatactgaagtatatgatatttttatacctGAAAATAGTGAAGGTGTTAGCTTGCATGTTCAGAAAATTAATGAAGAATATAAGTGTATAGGtgtaaatataacaaaaaaaggcATAGACATAAACACAGGTACGAGAATTTTTAACACAAAAATAGCCGATTGGCTAGAGcaactttttcattttaataaaactttatcagttaacaataataaaacatcCAACAACacaaataatagtaataataatagtagcagtagtaattGTAACAGATTGAAACTAGTTAATACTAGCAATTCTGTTACTACTGAGAGTAGTAGCATCAATCCATGCACTGCCACTGTTATaaacagtaatagtaatacgAACAGTTGCAatagtagtaacaataatagcagtaatagtaataataacaatagtaatagtaatagtaatagtaataacaataataacagtaataacagtaataatagcaattgcaataacaataataattgcagtaataatagtaattgtaataataaaaacacgAGCGTTGCTGTGAATTTCACAAATAGTAGTGGAAATagcagtaacaataacactaacagtagtagcagtaataataataataataataataatacgaCTCATAACAGTGTCGTATTAAATGGAAGTAATTTAACTAACAACAGCAAGTTTGgtagttataataataatattagaaatGCATCATCAGGTATGCAACAAACATCCATTACtaatttagtaaaaaataccaaaaataattttgataattttgaaaataacgaaaattataattccgttatgtgtaataaaaaaaataataaaattgtaaatcAATCAAATTGTAATTTAAATCAAACTCTCGGTACTAGTAATGTGGTAACACATATTGTACCATCAACAAATTTATCATCTACACAATCAAAAGATACGTCTTCCTTATCAGTTCATCCACACTTGCAGCAAATGCAAAACACAAAACAAATAAggttaaataaaatgaataataatacacaCTCACATAATAAATCTCATTTGTTACCCTATCATAATGTAAATTATGaggataaaaatagtaaattatataataatacaaatgggaacaatttaaataacaacaaaaatataacgaGTAGCAATTCTGGAACAACTCAAGTACCAGCGAATGTAAATAgtgaaatgataaaaaataataaattaggATGTACAAATAGgcagaaaaatatgaatcaTCATATGCATAACCATCAACACAACTCCGAAATATATAGTGCGCATAATTCGCATCCGAGTAatcacatatataataataacaataataataacaataacagtagcaataacaataacaataacagtaacaataacagtaacagtaacaataacaataacaataacattaataataatagtaacaacagtggtaatagtaataataatggtaataataataatatgaatcaTAGTAATAGTCACAGTAGTCACAGTCATAAATCGCAACAGtcatataatgaaaattttggGTATAGACCGACCCTTTTTAATTTGCTAGAAGTGTTAGCCAACCATAATATAACAACCCCAGACCAGCGGGTGTGTATAAGAGGCATAGTTACAGATTtcttaaataatgaattacCACATGGAAAGATATATGCGTACATTGGTGCAGTAGTGGGTCATGATATTTTACATGACATAATtagaaaattagaaaaagatCCTAATAGGAATGTCGTTCCAGATGCGTCTGGGTTAGCACGAATAGAAGCGGCCTTTGGCTTAAGCAAATCATCGTATGATTTTATGAATcataattcaaataattcTAGTGTTAGTAACATACctaatgtattatttaatcaTCATAATTTGAATAGTGCCCTTTTGAATAATCATATCTATTCTAGTATCTTGTCTAACGTTGCTAATAGTAATTTAGGTAATCATAGCCATAGCCACAATCACAATCACAACCATAACCTCAACCATAACGTCAATAATAATGGCAATAtcagtaacaataacaatcACAACAAcagtagcaataataatcataataataatatttcgcTAAACAATGATCGACTAAGTATGGAAGCAGAGAAATTCCTTAGTAGTGGCAAAACAGCCGCGGAAATAAGTAACATACTTGAATATGCGAAGAATGACAAATTTGCGCATTCATGtaataatttgttaaatttgaataaaaagaaaaatctaAATTTGAACAACatgaataatatgaacaacGTGAACAACATGAATGGTATGAACAGTATGAACAGTATGAACAACTTACTAAATTTAAGGGGTGATAACGTATTTGGAGGtaacaacaacaataataatagcatcAATAACAACAACATGAACAATATAAATGGCTTCAATGGGTTGAACGGGTTGAGCAGTTTGAGCGACCTAAACAACATGGTGAACGGTatgaacaataataacaataaaggAGTGTTGAGTGCGCACGAGTATTTATGTGCGTCTAGGAATTTAAATATGCACTGCAACAATCTTAACAGAAGCAATATATCTGATGATGAAGAGGAATTAATGAAAGtcataaagaaaaatatagagacatataaaatgaataatattaagaatatCTTAATTTCATCCGTATTTGGAAGAATAAAATggttaaaaattatgaatgaGTCACCACATGCCTATTTATATGGACATAGTATAGTAAAATTtggaaataaattatatatgtttgggGGATCAAATAGTAAACATAAAAAGGTTCCTTTTAATCATACATTAACATTtagtttaatttattacaattataaaCTGTTACCTTTAGGAGGTAATTACCCAGAAGAAAGAGATGGACATACTACGCATTTGATATCTCTGAAAAATGGCTTGTCCGTATTTCTATTTGGTGGtagtaatgaaaatatatattataacgatatttatatattagataTGGAAACACGTAAATGGTCTCAAAGAATAACGAAAGGAAAGATACCATTACCCAGAGATCAACATTGTTCTATTGTATATCCAGCTAAGAGTGAGCATTTAAGAGGAGAAAAATCAAATTTAACAGAAGgtgttattatatttggtggtaaatgtttatataataataatattgttaatttaaatgatatgtggatatttttatttcaattaaatACGTGGATacgtataaattatttaagtgAAGAAATACCTATAGGTAGATATGGAATGAATTTAGTATGGTCTGATACAAATACTTTGTGTTTATTTGGCGGAGAATATTTTGATGCatctaaaaatataaaggagAGGAAATTGCTAGATGACATGTGGGTATTTAAATTACACTCCTCTGCAATGACAAATGGGACAGgaagtaataataacttGATGAGTAACTGGAATATGtgtagaaattttttttacaataactCTAGTTCTATGGAGGGAACGCTGTATAACCCTATTGACATGATCCAAACTGATGCATATAGTAGTCAGCAGGGTAATCGAAATTATTATCATAGTAATAATtcaattgaaaaaaatacgtacgaaagtgtaaataatatagCTAACAGTGCACTActtgataataataataatagtaataataataataataatattaataattttaataatattaataatattaataatattaataatatgaataataataacaataacaataatagtagtagtagtagtaacaataataatattaaccaTAATAGTAACAGTGCATATATATCCATGCCATTGAGTGATAAAGATTCGTCGGATAATGAAAAGGTTCATACGAGTAATATGTTgaaaaagattaaaataaCAGGGGAATGGAAAAGAGAGGTGTATGAAGGGAAAATAGGATGTAGATCAAATTATAgtagtatttttataacacAAAGACATCAAGATTTTAAAGGAGCTGAACCAAAAACAATAGAAAAATTGATGCTCCTTTGTAGCGGAATaacttatattaataaagaaaataaactCAAAATAGTATCAAGTgatgaaatatatgtatatttcttttcacAAAGAAGATGGTATTTATTAAGaggtaaattatataatgaagaattcatatataatgcTAGGCAAAGACACGTAGGTTGTTTCTTCGAGTCAAAGAATGTATTAGGTAGAGCAAATAAAAATCCTGTCCcttgtatatttatacaaggtggttttaaaaaaaatacaatatttgGTGATGCATGGTTATTATCTCTTACAGGAGAAAATCCATTACGAGTACATGAATATGATTCATCAAGAGAAAAAATTTCAACAACTCAAATGCCACTCTACTATTTTAGAGACACACATTCAATTAGTTTATTGTACAGTTTTTGTACGTTACAGAAATGGCTCTTTGGTGCCTTTGCTAACTTAGTCGATAATTGTGTACATGCATTAAATCCAGCAGAAAATGTGTTTATCAAGTATGAGTTAACTCCTGAGCATGATGGTATGTTGTCTATACAAGATGACGGGGAAGGTCTAGATTTCAATGCAATGAATAGAATTTTAAGGATGTATgggaattataaaaattatgacaGTAATTCGTTATATGATAGTAcgagtagtaatagtaacataAAAAAGCATAGTTTACCTAATACTGATTTTATCAATAATATCAAAATAGATGACTATAATGAGTACACGAATGAAGACAATTCCTATATTAACCAAAATGGTGGTATAAGCGCGGTGTTTCCAAATAATAAGGCACATGAGTATGCTGTGGCAGATGGAAGTAGAGATCATGCCGCGCAAAAGGGAAAGTACAACAAAAATGCAAATTACGAAAAAGGTAAAGAAGCAAAGGACGATTATGcagataataatgataataatatttataatggcAACTGTGAGGGGACAAATAATAACGGTGAAAAGCAATGTGGAGAAAAGGAGACTCGAGGTAGCAATGCGGCTACGAAGAATGACAGCAGTAATGGTAATAGTAATGATAACAAGGAGGGTAACAATGACGGTAATAATGATGGTAATAATGATGGAAATACTAATGGGGAGAAAGGAGATGTAAGAAACGGTAACAACAAGACAGCTGCTGGAACGTGTAAAAGCGtagagaataataaaaagggaGCAAAGAATGAAAGTgatgattattattataaaaattacgatcaggaatatttttacaatgaCAATGCTAATAGTAtatttgatataaaatatgggGTAGGTTTTAAAATGTCCTTTGCAAGAATTTCTTCAAGTTGTGCTATCATGTCGAGAACAATAAATACAATTGGAATTGGTCTATTATCTTTAGAGTTAATGAATCATTGTGATGCTAAAGAGTTAGCTACACCTTTGTGTATGTGGAAATTACcaaataaagaattaataaatagaaatattgcAAATAAATCAGAACATAGACATCATCAAAAATTGTTAATGTCGTATACCCCATTTAATAGCCCTAGCTTGTTAGCAGAACAAATTAATATCTTAGGTACATATAGCGGAACAAGATTATTATATTGGGACTTTAGAGATGATATggattttattgtattttgtccatctaataataatatttatttgagTAGTTCTCCCTTAACTATAGAAGAGATTAAATATaacaagaaaagaaaaggtaCTTCACATAACAATTACGGAAGTAGTACTACTACTACAGCTACCTCTACCATGACTACAATTACAAGTAGTGCGAATAGGCATCACTGCATTGAAGATATTAAGCTCCAAAATAGAGACTTTAAACGAAAGGGAAATTTTGAGGAGGAAGAGAGACAAAAGAAGGCAAAGTTGGAAATTGATGTGGACCCTtcatataacaaaaatgaaaataccAGTAATAACTGTAAGTATGATCATGTTAAGGATGAAAGAGAAGAAGGAAACAACAATAGTAACAACAATCGTAACAATAATCATAACAAGGACATTGACAGTAAtgacagtaataataattacccGAACGAGGAAAATGTTAAGGATCATGATAATAAGAATAGCAGCTGTTCCAGAAATGAAAACGTGAATAGTGCAGGAAACGAAGAAAAAAGCAATAATCTTTATAATGGTATGAATAGGAACGATATAGATTTGAAAAAGGAAGAGTTATTAAATGGCAGTACTATCGGTAGTGCCAACCAGTGTGATGGTAacattagtaataataataacaataataataataataataataataataataataataataataataataataataataataataataataataataataataataataataataataataataataataataataataataataacaatgagAACAATAAGAATAGTAATATTAGCAATAACAACattaagtataataataatgatagtgCGGCATATAAGAAAgacgcaaaaaaaaatcctGCATCTGCGTCATCGACAAACTCCAATGAAGCCAAATTTTACGACCTGGAGCAGTTTAAACATTATAATAGTacactaaaaaaattaaacttaTTCGACTATAATTCTCATCTACACGCTTCTATATCAAAAGATAAATACAATATTAGTACCATCTTCCCCTTATGGGATCATCCTAAGGATAGTATAGATTACTGCCTCTCTACGTATTTATATTGGTTATATTTAAGAAGAAACacgaatatatttttacaaaacaCGTTGCTCATACCTACATGTATGAGAAAAGAAGacagcaataataatagcggtaataaaaagattaacaaattaaaaaaaggaaaagggaaaaaaggatacaaaaaaaagaacaaaaataataatgttgaTTTGAATCAAAAGATAAGagataaaaaggaaattggAAGTAAAATGGAAGAAGATAATGAACAAGGGAAGAACCAAGTGCATAACCCAACGGCGGAACTGAATGATAATGACAATCATCATCATGTAAAGGAAGAAGATGTTGACAAGGAGCATACTACGGACATAGTTGTTAATGAGAAATGTGAAAAGACGTGGAATAAAGACCATTTGGTTAATAtgaatgataatgataatagtaAGTTGACTGTAAAAAGCGAAGTAGGAGTAGAAAGACAGTTGGAAATGGAGGaagaaagggaaaaaaaaaatacaaatacaacAAATGCAGAAAGCGTAGAGGCTGAGAAGATGCAAAAACAGGAAGAAGGTCGTGGAAACGTGAAGAAGGAAAGTGAGAAGGTTGAACTAAACGAGGGGAGGGGTAAAATTGTTGATAGAAATGTAAATAGTGTACATGAAGaggatgatgataataatgatgatagtGGACTAACATTACttgataagaaaaaattagaagaGGCTTTAGAATATGGTATATCTCAAGAAACGAAAGAGgacaatgataaaaataaaaatgactCAGATGCAAGTGCAGAAGAAGATTATGATAATGATGACGATGATAATGAAGAGGAAGATGAGGATGGTGAAGATAATGAAGGGAATGAAGAACAAGAAGAAGATGAGGGTAAGATTGAAAAAGAGAATAATGAAGCACAAACAGAAATGTGTGCTGATAATAATGGAAATGAACAAATGGAATGGGAAAAAGAGGGTAAGGGTAATATTAAAGAAGGAGGAAAAAGAGGTAAGAGAGCAAAAAACAAACgtgaaagaaatgaaaataataatctgagtaataaaaagaaaggaaatatgaataataatgaaataaaaaatgatgacaATGAAAAAgcaagaaaagaaaattatgtaaacttgtatatggaaaatttaaaaataaaagatcaatgttatataaataatacaagcAAGTATACTCtctacaattttttaagaaaaaaattatataaaatggtggaatttcattatttatttactccATCTGATTATGAATATGGATCCTTTATTATGATGGGTTTTTTAAATGACAACAACAGTACATCTATAGAGGTGAATAGAGTATGTGAAGCaggtattttattatattacaaaaacaGATTGATAAAAAGATTAGATGCACCTTTTATAGATTCTGCTTATAACCTCTTTTTATCCAAGTATCCCCCGAATCCATCTCTCTATGAtggaaatttatataaatatgcattaaCATGTGTTGTTAATGTACCGAATTGGTTGAAACCGTCTATTAGTAAACAAGAATTTatacatgaaaataattatgctTTCCttctctttaaaaaaaaattggttaGCTTAATTAAGTATTATCTTCAAATATGCcaagataatttaaaattaagaaaatggAGAGAATCAAGAGatctaaaattaaaaaagtaccTTGAAAAAATGCAGTACAGTATGAgaagaatgaaaaatgatTCAGATAATGAACATGAAAAGgcatataaaattatctacaatgaaaaggaaaaaacaaaaaaagatgcTGAAAAGGAAGAAGCGGAAGAAGATCAAGGGGAAGTTCACCGAGAGGAAAACAGACAACATCAAATGCAACTACAAGAACAGCAGCAGCAGCAGAAGAAATCCGTCAAAACCGTTGAGAAGCCTCAGGAGGAAATTAGGAAAAGGGAAAGTGATTcatcaaataaaaaggaaaaagataaatttaaTCGAGTGAAGGATAAGGAGGAAGAAATGAAAGTAGTAGAAGAGGAAATAGAAGCAGAAGTGGAAGATGAAATAGTAGGAGTACAAGAACATACCGAACAACATCAACATACGCAGAGATCCCAAGATgacagaaaagaaaaaaatgaagaagaggaagaggatgaggaagatgaagaagatgAGGAAGATAAAGAAGATGAGGAAGATAAGGAAGTAGTAGAGGATGAAATAGAAGAACAGGAAGAAGGCGAGGATGAGgtagaacaaataaaaaagggaaatagTGATCAAGATGAAGAAGAATTAGTGGACGAAGaggaggagaaaaaaaaagaagacgATGATGATGAAGATTACGATccggaagaagaagaagaagaagaaataaaaaatgcagAGGAGGAAAACGAGGAAAGAGATAttgaaaatgatgaaaatggtTATGAAGCAGTAGAAGGAGGAagagaagaagaggaagaattagaagaagtagaagaagaggaagaggaagaggaagaggaagaagaggaagaagaggaagaagaggaagaggtagaagaagaggaagaggtagaagaagaggaggaagggggaaaaaaacgaaaaaagcaaaagatTCATGAGGATGAGGAACAAAAAGTGGAAGACGAAGAATACGACCTTGAAGAAGATGGACAAAAAGATGTAGATGAAAATGAGGAAGACGTTTATGACGACGAACCGAATGATGAAGAGCAAAATAAATTCGAGGAGGAAAATTACTCGGACTGA